The following is a genomic window from Clostridium fungisolvens.
ATGTTTTATGCATAAACCTCTGTATGCATATTTTATCGCAATTTTTAATAGCAATTATATTCAGTAAAAGTTAAATTATAAAGCTATAATGCTAATTTAAAGTATTATACTTTGAAAAAGTTCCATAATCTTCAACCTTGTTTAGATTCGGACATTTGGCAATAAAGTGGACTATAATATGACAGTTATCCAATTTTGGATATACTTCAAATAGTTTTCTATCGCCATATCTTATAGCTTCCAATGCAAGAGGTAGTTCTTTTCTAAAAATGTAGTCTCTAATAGCAGCCTGGATTGGATTTGTGTCGTTATCTACAGCTAAATAAACATAAAACAAAATGGAACTTTCTTTACTTACCCATTCTCCACGTACTTCATCTCTCATCTCATTAGTTTTATCATAGGCAAAGCTCAAACCTATAGTTAAAAATAATTCTGCTGTAATATCTGAGTGAGTTAATGTACAGTGTCTAGTTAAAATAGGATTGCTTGGTGTAACACCATCCCTAAATTCAACTGAAAGTTTTTCAGGTTTAAATTGCGACATATATTATACCTTCTATTATTTATTTACAAGAATAGTATATGTATATCATTACGCTTTGCTATTTTGATTTATATTTTATTTAGCATCTGTTTCTTATATTGGTTTGGAGTAACATTTTCATATTCTTTGAACTTTTTGATAAAATAACTAAAATTATCAAAACCAACTTCAAAACAAATATCTGATATCTTTTTATCACCATTTTTCAAGAGTTTAGTGGCTTGTTCGATTCTATATTGGTTTATAAAATCTACTATTGTTTTACCTGTATTGGCTTTGAAGAATCTACAAAAATATTGAGGATTCATATTTGCTTGTTTAGCTAAATCCTCTATATACATCTTTTCTGTATATTTATTCTGAATATAATTTATAGTTTTTTTAATGACACTTATTTTATAATTAAGCGATGAAGCTGATGATACCTTATGGACAATGAATTTATTTTCTCTAGCGATGACAGAAAGTATCTTGTATAGTGAAGCTTTGATTCCTATCTCCCAACCGAATTGTTTTTCGGAGCATATATCTAGTATTTCTTTTACTTCTTCTATTACTTTTTTACCCCATATATAATTCTCATCTATTATTAAAGGAAAACGAAAATCACCATTTAGAAGTGGGGTAATATAATTATTTTGGCATGGGTCATTGATTGTACTATTTAAAAAGTTTAAATCAAAAAGTAAAGCATGATGCAAGCTGCCTTCACCATTAATAGTATGAGCTGAATGAAGTTGACCGCTATTTATTATTATAGCTTGGCCTTCCGAAACCTTTGTTGAAACAGTGTCTATTGTATAGATTATAGATCCTTTTTCTACGTAGATGATTTCAAACTCATTATGCCAGTGTAAGTATAGGGTGAAGTTGTTCCAATTTTGATTATATGAATAAAAGGGAATGAGAGAGTTACCTCTATATACGGTTTCTCTTAGAGTATTTTTTTCAGTTTCCATTTGTTAAAGTCACCTCACTAGTGGTCTGCAAAGTCTATTAATTTATAACTCAATAATAATCAGTATAATATTGTGGTTTTTATTTGTGTCAAAATAGTGTTATTTTTAGTTAAAATAGAGCAAGTATTGGTGCTAAAAAATATATATACTACTAATATAAGGTTTACATCGTAAAATAACAAGCAAAAATGCTATGGAGGGAATAATATGTTTGGGAAAATAGTAAGTCATAAAGTAGAAGATAATAAGATACATTTAGAGTTTGAAAAAAATAAAGGTATACTTGAAGTTATAAATCCAATGATTGTGAATGTTTTTTGTCCATTAAAATATAATAATCATTATTCGAGAGCTGTTGAGAATTTGAACATTGAGCAATGTGAGATTTTAGTACAGGAAAAAGGCTCTTACATAGAGATAAAAACAGAGGCATTACTTATTAAGGTATATGAAGATTTTAAAGTAGATTTTTATAACATTGAAGGAAAGATCCTATGTGAAGATTTTAGAGAAGAAAGAGCCCCTTTTATAAGAAGAGGTACCATAAGTGATGCACAAGATGAAGGTCATAATGTAGATAAACAAGCTCATAACCATAAAATTGAAGTTGTTAAAAGGTTATTTGGAGATGAGAAGTTCTATGGTCTTGGAGAAAAAACAGGTCATCTTAATAAAAGAGGTTACTACTATGAAATGTGGAATACTGATGATCCAACACCACATGTAGAAAGTCATAAATCACTTTATAAATCCATTCCTTATTTCATTACTTTAAGAGAAGATAGTACTTTTGGCATATTCTTCGATAATACCTTTAAAACTTACTTTGATATGGGAAAAGAAAACTCCGAGTATTATTACTTTGGAGCTGAAGACGGTAATTTAGACTATTATTTTATTGGTGGCAATAATATACAGGAGGTACTAAAGGGGTATACTGATTTAACAGGAAAGACACCTCTTCCTCAAATGTGGACTCTTGGATATCAACAAAGTAGATGGTCTTATTCTCCAGAAGGCAGAGTTAAAGAAATAGCAAAAAACTTCAGAGAAAAAGATATTCCTTGTGACACAATTCATTTAGACATAGATTATATGGAGAGTTTTAAAGTGTTTACTTGGGATAAAGAAAGATTTCCTGATGAAAAGAAGCTATTAAATGAGCTTAATGAAGATGGATTTAAGATAGTTACCATAATAGATCCAGGGGTAAAGAAAGAAAAAAACTATGATATTTATGAGACTGGACTTAAAAATGGGTATTTTGCCACTGATAAGGATGGAATCACTTATGTAAATAGGGTATGGCCAGGTGATTCTGTGTTTCCTGACTTTTCTAATAAAGATACTAGAGATTGGTGGGCTGAAAATCAAAAGCTTCTATTGAATTCGGGAGTTTCAGGTGTATGGAATGATATGAATGAGCCTGCTAGTTTTAATGGACCATTACCGGATGATGTTCAGTTTGAAAACGAAGGAAGAAATACAGATCACACTGAGATTCATAATGTATATGGACATCTAATGGCAAAGGCAACTTTTGAAGGGATTAAGAAACACAGTGGTAAAAGACCTTTTGTTATAACAAGGGCAGCATATGCAGGAACTCAAAAGTATTCTACTGTATGGACTGGTGACAATCAAAGCTTTTGGGATCACTTAAGGATGTCAATACCTATGCTTTTAAACTTAGGAATGAGCGGTATTAGCTTTTGTGGAGCTGATGTTGGAGGCTTTAGCTTTGACTGTACCCCTGAACTTTTATCGAGATGGGTTCAAGTAGGAGCTTTTACGCCATTATTTAGAAATCATTCAGGTAGCAACACAAGAGATCAGGAACCTTGGGCTTTTGATGAAGAGACCTTAAATATTAATAGAAAGTATATAAAGTTAAGATATTCGCTTCTTCCATATCTATATGATTTATTATGGAGTGGGGAAACTACAGGGTTACCAGTTATGAGGCCACTTGTGCTTCATTATGAAAGAGATAAAGAAGTATATGAGATCAATGATCAATTTTTATTTGGTGAAAACATATTGGTAGCACCTATATTAGAGCAAGGTAAGAAAATAAGAACTGTGTATCTTCCAGAAGGTCAATGGATTGACTATTGGACGAAGGAAGTTATAGATGGTGGAAAGTATATACTTAAGGATGCTCCTCTTGATATATGTCCAGTATTTATTAAAAAGGGAAGTATAGTACCAAACTATCCAGAGCAAAGCTACGTTGGAGAAAAAGATATTAAAGAATTAACACTCGATGTATATCCTGGACAAGGCCAATATGTACACTATGTAGATGACAAAGCAAGCTATAACTACAGAGAAGGTGAATATACTTTATACGAATTTATTATGAAGAGTGATGAAAAAGTTGCAATTGATATAAATATAAAGCATGAAGAGTATAAAGCATATAATAGCTTTAAAGTTATATACAATTGTAATACTATAAAAGAAATATCTTTCAATGAAGAAAAATTAGATTTTTTAGAAAATAATAATAAGATTGAATTTATTATTCCTGCAATAAGTGGTAAGCTTGTAATAAGATAGAGTGTTTAAGAGTTTAAGCGAATAAGTATATTCCAATTAATGTGAGGAGAATTCTAATGAACTTATATAGACCTATATTTCATTTTATGCCTGAAAAAAGTTGGATGAATGACCCTAATGGACCGATATATTATAAAGATGAATATCATTTATTTTATCAGTATAATCCTAATTCTGACCATTGGGATACAATGCACTGGGGACATGCTGTTAGCAAAGATTTAGTTCATTGGACTCACTTACCAATTGCTTTATATCCTTCAAATGAATTAGGTGAAACTCATTGTTTTTCTGGATGTGCGTTAGTAAATGATGAAGGTTTACCAATGATTTTCTATACAAGTGTAGGTGAAAACAAAAGAAATTTTAAAGATGGTGCTGAGCAATGGATTGCCATCAGTAAAGATGAAATGTTCTCTTGGGAGAAACCAAATTTTAATCCTATTATCACTGCAGATATTCATGGAGATATATTAATAAAAGACTGGAGAGATCCTTTTATATGGAAAAAAGATAACCTTTGGTATATGGTACTAGGGGGAGGCCATGATGGTAAAGGCTGTGTGCTAATGTATAAATCTACTAACTTATTAGAATGGCAGTTTATAGATATAATATATGAAACAAATGAGTACGAAATTTTAGAATGCCCTAATATGCTTACTTTTGAAGAGAAATATGTTTTAGTTTATTCTCCTTGTGATGAGGTTAAATATCATATAGGAACAATAGATGAAAATAATAAGTTTTTAATTGAGCATACTGGTATATTAGATAATAACTTTGGAAGAGAAGGATTTTATGCTCCTAATACTTTAGTAGATCCAAAGGGAAGAAATATTATGTGGGGATGGCTTCCTGAGGATTCAAGAAGAGATTTTAAAGGAAATGCTGGATGGGCTGGAGTTCAATCAGTACCTAGAATACTTTCTTTAAAGGATAATGAAACTTTAATAATGGAGCCAGCTGAAGAGTTAAATGCTTTAAGATATGATGAGGAGATATATGAACATTTAATTATCCACGATGAAAAATGGAAACTAGAAACTCAAGGGAGAGCTCTAGAAATTGACTTAAATATTCAAATACAAGGTGATGAACAGTTTTCTTTGAATCTTCTAGAATCAAACGATAGTAGTGAATGCACTATATTAAGTTACAATGCAATGGAAGAAACACTATTATTGGATAGATCTAAGTCAAGTTTATCCGATCTACCTAATAAGTGTAGTCTTAAAGCTAAATTAAGCTGCAAAAAGGAACATAATCTTAATATACGAGTTTTTGTAGATCATTCTACAGTTGAAGTTTTTGCAGATAACTCAATATGCATGTCAACAAGAGTATATCCGACTCTTGAAAATAGCTACAATATTAGTTTTACTCTTAAAAATAGCAGCAAGTTAAATGTTAATAAGTTTAGCATATGGAAAATGCGTTCAATTTGGTAAGTTCATATGAAATAAAAGCACTAGAGTTGCATAAATTCTAGTGCTTTTGTTATTGGCGTTAAAGTACCGTGTTGAAATTAATTGGTTAGCTATCCGATGCTTTAATGAGCTTACGCAAAGAATTAATTTCAACAATATTCTTAACCTTAGCCTTATTATAAATAGGAGCTTTCATATATGAGGGCTAATGTTCCAGTGTTGGGTATAAAATCATAGAAGTATATAAAGCTTAATTCGTTAAGAATCATTATCATGTAGACGAGAATCTAAATATACCTTTTACAAGGGAGATTAATATACAAAGGAGGATTTGCTACATATGAAGCTTCGAAATATAAAGTTACTATCCTTGCTCATTACAATGCTTGTAATCATTATAGTGTCTACATCAACACTGATTGGTATTGGATACACAAAAATGAGTGCAATAAACGACAGTGCAGAGTCAATTTATTCAACTAACTTGATTCCAATTAAATACCTTGGGGATATAAGAAGTAATTTCACAATGACGAGAATAAGTATAGTAAAATGTATATGGGGAAGCTATACTCAAACGGAAGCAGATAAAGTAGTATTATATAAACAGAAAGTTGAAGAACTAGAAAAGGAATATGTTCCAGTAATAGATACTACAGAGGAAAAAAAAGATTATGATTCATATAAAGCAGCTCAAAAGATCTATTTCGAAACCTGGGACCAAATGAAACTTAAAAGAATGCAAAACATAGAAATTACTGATGAGGAAAGAGCTTCTTTCGGTGCAAAAGGCGAGAGCGTAGTAAAAAATCTTGATGAGTTAGTTAAGTTAAATACTGTTCAAGCTAGTGAAGGAAAAGAGCATAGTGAAAATATATATTCAAGCGGAATGAAACTGTTTATATTAATTGGATTAGTAGTAATCGTTATATCAAGTGCCGTAGCCTTAACGATACTTTTAATAATACGAAACTCTAGTAAGGAAATATTAAATAACCTTGCTCTATTAGCAAAAGGTGACTTAACAGCAAAAATTGATGATTCAAGTACTAATGAATTTGGAGTGATGAAAAAAGAATTAAATAAGACTGTAAATAGTATAAGAGAAATTCTTTCTTCAATTAAGAGTAATGCTCTTGTACTTAATGATCAATCTTCATCTCTATCTGCTATTTCAGAAGAAATGACTTCATCTTCTCAAGAAGTTTCAAATGCAGTTCAGGAAGTTGCCAATGGTGCAACAAATCAGGCACAAGATCTTGTATCAACTGCAAGCAGCGTTGAGAGTTTTGGACAAAATGTTGAGATAATAGTTGGTGCAATTGAAAAAGTAGATGAAAAAGCTAAGAATATTGATGATAAGGCTAAGGAAAGTAATATTAAATTAGAGACTTTAGCCAACTCTATTGCAAATCTTAGTACATCATTTAACGGGGTAAGTGGACAAGTTGAAGGCTTAGGAGATAACATTAATGAAGTGCAAAAAATCATTACAATTATTAACTCTATTGCGGACCAAACTAATTTACTAGCACTAAACGCTGCTATAGAAGCAGCGAGAGCTGGAGAAGTAGGTAAAGGTTTTGCCGTTGTGGCAGATGAAATTAGAAAACTTGCAGAAGAATCAAAAAAATCAGCACATAGTATTGATAGCTTACTAAATAAAATACTTAATGAAACTAAAGAAGTTGTATCTAATTCAAATAGTGTTGGAACCGATTTAGATAATCAGATTGTAGTAATTGAAGAATCAATAAATTCATTTAAAGAAATCATTGAAGATATTAATAATATACTTCCTCAAATAGGAGAAGTTAGTACTTCTGCAGTGAATTTAAATAAAGAAAAGTTAACAATTATAAATAAGGTAGAAGCCTCAGCTTCTATTGCTGAAGGAACAGCAGCAACAGCCGAAGAGATAGCTGCTTCAGCTCAACAAATGAATTCTTCAAGTGAAGAAGTGGCTAATTCAGCACAAAATCTTGCTGAGATGACAGAAAATATGGCTAAGAATGTAAGTAGGTTTAAGTTATAATTAAATATTTTGTGAACTCATGTTTAATTAGATTTAGGAGTATGCAGTTTGTATACTCTTTTTTACTTATATATTACAAAATAAATGTTTAGTTAAGAGGACAGGTTACTAAAAAAATATGTTATTATTGTATTATTAGAGAATTAATGTAACAATACAATTTGTATAAATAAATTATATATAATTTTAATTTAAGCATTAATAAAAGAAAGCTTAGAAAAACTTGAGAGGTAAAGCGGTGGCTAAGATATTTGACTTTAATATATTTAAACTAAATAGTGACATAAAACTTACCAATGAACAGAGAACATATATAGATAAAGATATAGCAGTAACGAATCTGAAAAGACTTAGGATAGGGTTAAGTATAACTTCAATCATGGAGATGGTGTTAATATTAGCATATGATTTGCCACGAATTAAAGATATTAATTCTTCTATCAGAGAAATATATATATACTATTTATGGTTACATTCACTTATTATTATAGTCTGCTTATTAGGATTTATATTACTAAATTTATGGAGTAATATAAATAAAACTTTTTCTGTCAAATTTATTGAAAGAGTAATATATTCTACGTTAGGAGCTATATTAGTTCTACTTGCATTAATATCAGGATTAGATCAGATTACTACAGGACAAATTTTAGTTTTTGGTATAAACATAATTTTTAGTGGTTTAGCAATACTCATAAAACCACCATATGAAAATATTATATATACTATCACATTTATGACCTTTATTACAGTTATGATATTCTTTCAGCATAGCTGGAACATATTGATTTCTAATGTTGTTAATGGAAGCTTTTTCTTTGTATCAGCCTTATTTTTAGCTAAGTTCATACATAATAACCAAGTTTCACACATAGCTAAAAATATTAAATTGCAAGACATAAATAGAAAGCTGCAGTATTTATCAGATTATGATTATCTTACTGGAATTCCAAATAGAAGATACTTTATGAAACAGTTAAAAGATTTTGGGTATAATTACGATTTTGCCAGCATTAGAACTTATGTAGTTATAGTGGATATAGACTATTTTAAAAATATCAATGATACCTATGGACATCTAATTGGTGATTACGTTCTAAAGGCTGTAGCTGTGGTACTAAAAAATAATATTAAAGAACAGGATTTGCTAGCTCGCTTTGGTGGAGAAGAGTTTTTGATCTTATTATCAAGCATCAACTTAGAAGAAACCAAAGTTATCTGTGAAAATTTAAGAAGATTAATTGAACAATATACTTTTAATTTTGAGAAAAATACAATAAAAATTACTGCTAGCTTTGGAATTTCTTCAATTGAAAATATTACTGAAGTAGATTTTGACAAAGCATACAGTCATGCAGATAAAGCATTATATGAAGCAAAAAGAAGTGGCCGTAATAAAGTATGCATTTTTAACTTATAATATTAAATGGGTACGTAATTGAAAAAACAGTGATAAAAGTCATGAAGTTATGGAATTCATAGTTTTATGACTTTTACTTTTAAAAAGTATATAAGAAGTATTAAAATTTAATGCATACTAACGTAATATGATTTACTATAATAAACATATAAATAGAGATTTATATGAAACTAACGTTCAAAAGATATTCATATTTAAAAAAGTTGAAACACTATATAAATTAGTTTAATTTAAAATAATACAACAGGAGGATAGAATATGTCAAAGTTAATATTTTTAGGTACAAATGGATGGTATGATTCAGAAACTGGAAATACACCATCTGTTCTAATTGACTGTGAACGCTATTATTTAATATTAGATGCTGGTAATGGAATTTCTAAGTTGAATAACTATATAGATTCTGATAAACCTGTTTATTTATTTTTAAGCCATTTTCATTTAGACCACATATCAGGATTGCACACACTAGTTAAAAATAAATTTTCTAAAGGATTATATATTATAGTACAAGGTGGAGGAAAAGAATTTTTGCAAAAATTTATTAACACACCTTTCACAGTACCAATAGAACAACTTCCCTTCGAATTAGAGATAATAGAGGTTGATAAAAATGTAGATGGGCTTCCTTTTAAAGTAAGTTTTTTGCCATTAAAACATAGTATAGATGTTTTAGGTGTTAGATTGGAAATAGACAATAAGATTATTACATACTGTACTGATACTGGTGAATGCCAAAATGCAGTTACCTTAGCTAAAGATGCAGATATATTAATTACAGAATGCAGTATGGCACCAAATATAGAGAAAGATGCTAATGTACATCTTAATCCTCAAATGGCAGCAAGGATTGCAAAAAGATCTGAAGCTAAAAATCTTTACTTAATGCATTTTGATGCAAGTACTTATACTAATAAAAAAATGAGGATTGAAGCAGAATTGAATGCAAAAGAGACTTTTACTAACACTTTTGCAGCCTTCGATGGTTTGGAAGTTGAATTTTAATAAAATATATTACTGAGTTAAGATATTTTGAAGTGCATAATTAACTAAAAAATGAGTTTTACCTCTATACATGTAATATGCAGCTGCATTAGCTGATATCTTGAAGTTATATAACATAAGCTAATCTAGTTGGCAATATTATGTTATAATTATTCAATATAGTAAGACTATAAATATCAGATTTTTATGTGTAAACAGATGTACCAGTTCGAACCGAAATCTTCTTGCAAATATCCTCTGGTTCTAAGAGGAGATTTTGAAAATATAAATTTTAATGCGAAGTGGCACATCCACATATTGCAATGATTACAAGTAAATAGCTTAATCAAATTCATAAATGTTTTTAAGTTTAATTCAATAACATACGTGGAGGATAAACTCGATGATTTGGAAAATTAAAACCTTTGATCAATTAACTGGTGAAGAAGTATATAAACTTCTTAAATTAAGAAGTGAAGTTTTCGTGGTAGAACAAAATTGTATCTATCTAGACCCAGATGGTAAAGATAAATACTCATACCACTTATATTTAGAAGATGAGGGAGAAATTGTGGCTTGCACAAGACTATTAAATAAAGGTGTTGCATATAGACAAGCCTCAATAGGCAGAGTGATAGTAAAAAAAGATTATAGAGGAAAAGGTATATCCAGAGAAATGCTTTTAAAAGCCATTAACTTCATAGAGGAAACTATGAAGGAAACAGAAATAAAAATTCAAGCGCAAGCATATTTATTTGATTTTTATGGAAGCCTTGGGTTTAAGGCAATTTCTGAAGAGTATTTAGAAGATGGTATTCCTCATATAGATATGCTTTATAAAAGTTAATATAAATATAATTCCATGAACTATGTTTAATTTTGATTAGTTATTTATATGCAAAATTTTATATATGGTTAGTTTTTTCAACATATTCATGGGCTTCTTCATAACCCTATTTGCTGCAGCATCTATCAAGAAAAGATCTAAAAATTGGGCTATATTTGTAACATGTCATAAGATTATTAGAGAAGCCTTTAGCGACTTCTCTAATGAAATCTAAATAGCTTTTCTAATTTTATCTAAATCTATAATAAAAAAGTTTGAATTAAAAATGTAGTTACTCGGCAGAATTATTCTAAAAGTATGAAGAAATGCATATAATATAGTCTGAAATATTATAAAAAGTCAGAATATTGGGTAAAATATATATAATTATAGTTTTTAATAGTATATCTTACTAATAATTATACAAAAAATTAGACGGGTGGTGTATAAAACAGTGATAGATATTGGAGAAGAATTTTTATCGATGCATCCTGCACAAAGAAAATGGATTAATGAATGTAGTATGTGCCATCATAGAGGATACAAGCCAAACATATTGGAACAGCTATATCCTTATCCACCAGCAGAAACAAGAAATTTGCGTTGTTATTTTAAACCGCTTGCACTAAATGAAAATGGCGTTTGTGAAGATTGTCATAAACTTCTGAAACAGAAACAAAATAAAAATTATTAATCATAGCTATAACTAAATTTAATACTTCAATGATTGATTTAATTCTTGGTAATAAATTATTACTTCTTTTTACGGATACGAGGTAATATCTATATTGACAACTAATAAATGAAGTTCAATAAAGCGGAGACTTTCAAGGTGTATGTTTTATAGTATAATTATACATATAATACTAACATTACAAGAGATGTAATTATGAATAAAAATTTGAACAAAGAGATTATATAGACTGCAGATAATGTACTTGATATGTTGGACAACCTTATTTTCAATGATTAGAATTTGAAGAAATGAAAGAATCAACTGATGAAAATATCTTTACAAAATCTTTTTTTATGATATGTATTAATGAAAAAGAAATCATAAGTTTTCCGAGTTTTAGGAAACGTCTAGATTTTAAATAAAATTTCACTTTTGTTTAAAATTAATAAAAGATATATTGTTAGAGTTAAGTGAGGTGTCATATGGGATTTGATGAATGTGCAAAAGAATGGGACACAGAGAGACGGATTTCTAGAACAATAATTATAGCTAGGGAATTGGAAAACTTTATTCCAATCAACAAAAGACTTTCTGCTATGGAGTTTGGATGTGGAACAGGCCTTATAAGTTTTAATCTGCATGATAGGTTAAAAGAGATAACACTTATCGATTCCTCAGAAGGGATGCTTGATATAGTTAAATCGAAAGTTGAAAATTATAAGGTTAACAACGTAGTGATTAAAAATTTAGATATAGCAACAAATAATTTATTTGATGAGAAGTATGATATAATATATAGTTCAATGGTACTCCATCATATTAATGATACCCAAAGTATAATAAGTAAACTTTATGAACTTCTTAATAATGAAGGATATCTTTGTATAATTGATTTAAATAAAGAGGATGGTA
Proteins encoded in this region:
- a CDS encoding staygreen family protein; translation: MSQFKPEKLSVEFRDGVTPSNPILTRHCTLTHSDITAELFLTIGLSFAYDKTNEMRDEVRGEWVSKESSILFYVYLAVDNDTNPIQAAIRDYIFRKELPLALEAIRYGDRKLFEVYPKLDNCHIIVHFIAKCPNLNKVEDYGTFSKYNTLN
- a CDS encoding AraC family transcriptional regulator, with translation METEKNTLRETVYRGNSLIPFYSYNQNWNNFTLYLHWHNEFEIIYVEKGSIIYTIDTVSTKVSEGQAIIINSGQLHSAHTINGEGSLHHALLFDLNFLNSTINDPCQNNYITPLLNGDFRFPLIIDENYIWGKKVIEEVKEILDICSEKQFGWEIGIKASLYKILSVIARENKFIVHKVSSASSLNYKISVIKKTINYIQNKYTEKMYIEDLAKQANMNPQYFCRFFKANTGKTIVDFINQYRIEQATKLLKNGDKKISDICFEVGFDNFSYFIKKFKEYENVTPNQYKKQMLNKI
- a CDS encoding glycoside hydrolase family 31 protein; the protein is MFGKIVSHKVEDNKIHLEFEKNKGILEVINPMIVNVFCPLKYNNHYSRAVENLNIEQCEILVQEKGSYIEIKTEALLIKVYEDFKVDFYNIEGKILCEDFREERAPFIRRGTISDAQDEGHNVDKQAHNHKIEVVKRLFGDEKFYGLGEKTGHLNKRGYYYEMWNTDDPTPHVESHKSLYKSIPYFITLREDSTFGIFFDNTFKTYFDMGKENSEYYYFGAEDGNLDYYFIGGNNIQEVLKGYTDLTGKTPLPQMWTLGYQQSRWSYSPEGRVKEIAKNFREKDIPCDTIHLDIDYMESFKVFTWDKERFPDEKKLLNELNEDGFKIVTIIDPGVKKEKNYDIYETGLKNGYFATDKDGITYVNRVWPGDSVFPDFSNKDTRDWWAENQKLLLNSGVSGVWNDMNEPASFNGPLPDDVQFENEGRNTDHTEIHNVYGHLMAKATFEGIKKHSGKRPFVITRAAYAGTQKYSTVWTGDNQSFWDHLRMSIPMLLNLGMSGISFCGADVGGFSFDCTPELLSRWVQVGAFTPLFRNHSGSNTRDQEPWAFDEETLNINRKYIKLRYSLLPYLYDLLWSGETTGLPVMRPLVLHYERDKEVYEINDQFLFGENILVAPILEQGKKIRTVYLPEGQWIDYWTKEVIDGGKYILKDAPLDICPVFIKKGSIVPNYPEQSYVGEKDIKELTLDVYPGQGQYVHYVDDKASYNYREGEYTLYEFIMKSDEKVAIDINIKHEEYKAYNSFKVIYNCNTIKEISFNEEKLDFLENNNKIEFIIPAISGKLVIR
- a CDS encoding glycoside hydrolase family 32 protein, translated to MNLYRPIFHFMPEKSWMNDPNGPIYYKDEYHLFYQYNPNSDHWDTMHWGHAVSKDLVHWTHLPIALYPSNELGETHCFSGCALVNDEGLPMIFYTSVGENKRNFKDGAEQWIAISKDEMFSWEKPNFNPIITADIHGDILIKDWRDPFIWKKDNLWYMVLGGGHDGKGCVLMYKSTNLLEWQFIDIIYETNEYEILECPNMLTFEEKYVLVYSPCDEVKYHIGTIDENNKFLIEHTGILDNNFGREGFYAPNTLVDPKGRNIMWGWLPEDSRRDFKGNAGWAGVQSVPRILSLKDNETLIMEPAEELNALRYDEEIYEHLIIHDEKWKLETQGRALEIDLNIQIQGDEQFSLNLLESNDSSECTILSYNAMEETLLLDRSKSSLSDLPNKCSLKAKLSCKKEHNLNIRVFVDHSTVEVFADNSICMSTRVYPTLENSYNISFTLKNSSKLNVNKFSIWKMRSIW
- a CDS encoding methyl-accepting chemotaxis protein, with amino-acid sequence MKLRNIKLLSLLITMLVIIIVSTSTLIGIGYTKMSAINDSAESIYSTNLIPIKYLGDIRSNFTMTRISIVKCIWGSYTQTEADKVVLYKQKVEELEKEYVPVIDTTEEKKDYDSYKAAQKIYFETWDQMKLKRMQNIEITDEERASFGAKGESVVKNLDELVKLNTVQASEGKEHSENIYSSGMKLFILIGLVVIVISSAVALTILLIIRNSSKEILNNLALLAKGDLTAKIDDSSTNEFGVMKKELNKTVNSIREILSSIKSNALVLNDQSSSLSAISEEMTSSSQEVSNAVQEVANGATNQAQDLVSTASSVESFGQNVEIIVGAIEKVDEKAKNIDDKAKESNIKLETLANSIANLSTSFNGVSGQVEGLGDNINEVQKIITIINSIADQTNLLALNAAIEAARAGEVGKGFAVVADEIRKLAEESKKSAHSIDSLLNKILNETKEVVSNSNSVGTDLDNQIVVIEESINSFKEIIEDINNILPQIGEVSTSAVNLNKEKLTIINKVEASASIAEGTAATAEEIAASAQQMNSSSEEVANSAQNLAEMTENMAKNVSRFKL
- a CDS encoding GGDEF domain-containing protein, which codes for MAKIFDFNIFKLNSDIKLTNEQRTYIDKDIAVTNLKRLRIGLSITSIMEMVLILAYDLPRIKDINSSIREIYIYYLWLHSLIIIVCLLGFILLNLWSNINKTFSVKFIERVIYSTLGAILVLLALISGLDQITTGQILVFGINIIFSGLAILIKPPYENIIYTITFMTFITVMIFFQHSWNILISNVVNGSFFFVSALFLAKFIHNNQVSHIAKNIKLQDINRKLQYLSDYDYLTGIPNRRYFMKQLKDFGYNYDFASIRTYVVIVDIDYFKNINDTYGHLIGDYVLKAVAVVLKNNIKEQDLLARFGGEEFLILLSSINLEETKVICENLRRLIEQYTFNFEKNTIKITASFGISSIENITEVDFDKAYSHADKALYEAKRSGRNKVCIFNL
- a CDS encoding MBL fold metallo-hydrolase; translation: MSKLIFLGTNGWYDSETGNTPSVLIDCERYYLILDAGNGISKLNNYIDSDKPVYLFLSHFHLDHISGLHTLVKNKFSKGLYIIVQGGGKEFLQKFINTPFTVPIEQLPFELEIIEVDKNVDGLPFKVSFLPLKHSIDVLGVRLEIDNKIITYCTDTGECQNAVTLAKDADILITECSMAPNIEKDANVHLNPQMAARIAKRSEAKNLYLMHFDASTYTNKKMRIEAELNAKETFTNTFAAFDGLEVEF
- a CDS encoding GNAT family N-acetyltransferase, which translates into the protein MIWKIKTFDQLTGEEVYKLLKLRSEVFVVEQNCIYLDPDGKDKYSYHLYLEDEGEIVACTRLLNKGVAYRQASIGRVIVKKDYRGKGISREMLLKAINFIEETMKETEIKIQAQAYLFDFYGSLGFKAISEEYLEDGIPHIDMLYKS